One region of Halalkalicoccus tibetensis genomic DNA includes:
- a CDS encoding helix-turn-helix domain-containing protein, protein MVHEECPTQTLQSVEITFNIIETFQEQNPFAVTELDDRLGHPKSTIHSHL, encoded by the coding sequence ATCGTACATGAAGAATGTCCTACACAAACACTCCAGTCAGTAGAGATCACATTCAATATTATCGAAACCTTTCAAGAGCAAAACCCATTTGCAGTAACAGAACTAGATGACAGACTCGGACATCCAAAGAGTACGATTCACAGTCATCTCTGA